Proteins found in one Fundulus heteroclitus isolate FHET01 unplaced genomic scaffold, MU-UCD_Fhet_4.1 scaffold_54, whole genome shotgun sequence genomic segment:
- the snai1b gene encoding snail family zinc finger 1b — MPRSFLVKKYFSNKKPYYRESQLESQTAFVPESFPLAELPTQNNASALTCHPSSPFFTSPDALPAALSPVTPGCLPPSPLGPLNLSSSPSSSSGDEEEDGGRTSDPPSPEVIQSIFHCLHCSKTYGSLSALSHHQVSSHQLPPNAPSSQATSIPSEVSQRPAFHCKHCSKEYTSLGALKMHIRSHTLPCVCPTCGKAFSRPWLLRGHIRTHTGERPFACQHCNRAFADRSNLRAHLQTHSEVKKYHCGSCSRTFSRMSLLHKHNSSGCCTSL, encoded by the exons ATGCCTCGATCTTTTCTGGTCAAGAAGTATTTCTCCAACAAGAAGCCTTATTACAGAGAAAGCCAGCTGGAAAGCCAAACTG CCTTTGTCCCTGAAAGCTTTCCGCTGGCCGAACTTCCAACACAGAACAACGCCTCCGCGCTCACCTGCCACCCCAGCAGCCCCTTCTTCACTAGCCCGGATGCCCTGCCTGCTGCGCTCTCCCCCGTCACCCCAGGCTGCCTGCCTCCCTCCCCTCTGGGCCCTctgaacctcagcagctctCCCTCCAGCAGCAGCGGAGATGAAGAGGAGGACGGAGGTCGTACCTCCGATCCCCCCAGCCCGGAGGTCATCCAGAGCATCTTCCACTGTCTGCACTGCAGTAAGACCTACGGCAGCCTCTCGGCACTCTCGCATCATCAGGTGTCCAGCCACCAGCTCCCTCCGAATGCTCCGTCGTCCCAGGCTACTTCCATACCCTCAGAGGTCTCCCAGCGTCCGGCCTTCCACTGCAAACACTGCTCCAAGGAGTACACCAGCCTGGGGGCTCTAAAGATGCACATCCGCTCGCACACGCTTCCCTGCGTGTGTCCAACATGCGGCAAGGCCTTCTCCAGACCCTGGCTGCTCAGAGGGCACATCCGCACGCACACAG gagagcGCCCCTTCGCTTGTCAACACTGTAACCGGGCCTTCGCTGACCGCTCTAACCTGCGCGCCCACCTGCAGACCCACTCCGAGGTGAAGAAGTACCACTGCGGCTCCTGCTCCCGGACCTTCAGCCGCATGTCCCTGCTGCACAAACACAACTCCTCTGGGTGTTGTACCTCTTTGTAG